Genomic segment of Treponema primitia ZAS-1:
TCGGGGACCCTGAGTTATAGCATCGCGTTTCCGGGAAGCGCGGTCAGCTATGGGACTAAGAGACTGATCATATACAACGATGACGGTACGACCATTACTCCCCTGCCTGAGGAGGGCGCTGCCAACCCCATCACCTTTACCACTTCCCCGGCAACGGGGACAGTGTCGCTGAATGCGGGGGGCTATTACCTGGTGGTGGAACTGGAGAATAGCCAGGGCCGCTTTGCCCGGTGGACCACGGCGTTCCATATTTATAACGGCCAGACCACTCCTGCGGCGCATAGCTTTGGAGATGGCGATTTTGAAGAGTCTATTCCGGTTTCCGGGTCGGTTACGGTTACTGTCGGGGATAATCTGACCTTGAGCGAAGTAACGGTAAGCGCCTATGGCACGGAGGCCTGTGACGGGCTGCCCGTTGCCGGTCCGGTGGCGCTTGCTTCGGTTACGACCGGTGGTACCTATACCCTGTTTATCCCCAACAGATATCCCGCAGTCTGGTTGCGCCTGGGGGCGAAGGATAGCGCCGATCAGCCGGTGTCCAACGCCGAGGCGCTAGTGACGGAGGTGCCCATTAACGAGGCTCCGGTCACCCAGAACCTCAGCGCCGGTATCTATACCATTACTTCTTATGCTGCCGATGGTGGCAGGGTTACCGCACCCTCCGCAGCCTTTGAGGGCAGCACGGTGGCGGTTACGGTAAGCCCAGCGCCGGGGTATTTCCAGAGCGGGAAATTGCAGTATACGGACAGCGCCAACTCCAGCAATGCGCCGCCTTTTGATGGCGGGACCTTTACGATGCCCGCTCTGAACGTAACCCTGAGCGCCAATTTTGCGCTCATCGCCACTGGCGGCGAGACTGATGTAGCCATCGTGAACAACGTGGGCTATGACAACCTGAACGCTGCCTTTGCGGCAGTACCAGCTGGGACCGGGACCGCAGCAAGCCCTGTGGTGATCACGGTGCTGAAGAGTACCGCCACCGGGAATATCACGGTCGACGGCGGGCGGTATGTGCAACTGGTCGGGGCGGGTTACACAACGGCTACCATCACTTTTAATGAAAACACCTTTCTGGAGGTGAAAGCCGGGGCGGGGCTGATACTGGGGGACGGCTCTTTACCGATTGCCCTGGACGGCGACGCGAAATGGACCGACTTTGACACGGGGGAGCACGCCGGCGTTTCCCGGGAAGGCGCCCTGGTACAGACCGCAGGGGCCTTCACCATTAAAGGTTCCGCCCGGGTGCAGAATAACTATGGGGGAACAACCGGCGAAGGCGGGGGCGTGTACGTGGCGGAGGCAACCGGAAACCTGGTAGTTGACGGAGGCGCCATCGAAAACAACTGGGCGTCCAAAGGCGGCGGGGTGTATCTGTCCGGCGCCGGCGCAGATCTGACCGTAACTCAATATGGAAGCATCAGCGGCAATGCGGCGGAGACCGGCGGCGGGGTGTATCTGGCCGGCACCGGCGCAGCCCTGACCGTAACTCAGTATGGAAGCATCAGCGGCAATGCGGCGGAGACCGGCGGCGGGGTATATGCTGCCGGAGGGAACAGCACCCTGGAAATCGGCGGCTCCGTGGAGGGGAACCTTGCCCAGGACGGCGGCGGGGTGTACCTGGCGGCAGTGGAAACCGGGATAGGGCCCCGCCTGAACATCAGGGTCAGCGGCGCGGTAAAGGCCAACCAGGCGAGCCGCAACGGCGGCGGCGTCTATGTAGGCAAAAATGCCAACCTGACCATGACCGTGACCAGCGTCATTGATGCGGGCAATAGCGCGACGGAAGGGGGCGGCCTCTATCTGGCAGCGGACGCCACGGCAAGCCTGGAAGGGAACGCCCGGATTACCGGGAACACCGTGGCCCAGAACGGCAAAGGCCCGGATGCGGCCCTTGCGGCGACCCTGAATCTGAACGGCGGCGCCCTGGTGAGCGATGCGTACCTTATCAACGCTGCCGGAGCCATCGGGGTTCCGGGCATCCTAACCGCGACTGTCTCGGCGAAGATTACCCCCCATGACTACAACCGCAGTGAGCCGGTGCTGACCGGCGTCAATGTTGCGGCCAACTATACCAAGTTTACCCTGGCAAATCCAACCGCAGGCGGACATAACTATATGATTAGACGCACCGGGTCCCTGGTGGACGCAAGGTACACCCGATACCGGAATGCCACTACCGTGGACTATTACACGACCCTGGCAGATTTGCTGTACGATACTGGTGATACTGGTTTCCCATCCGGGGGCAGCGAGGGAGCTCCCGATGAGATCAAGATAGCATCCGGGACGAGCTCCATAACCCTTGGTGCGGGTGAAGGTTTCACCATACCCGCCGGCGTCCACGTTAAGCTGGTACCGCCGTCAGGGGGCTTCACCATCACACGGAGCGCCGCTTCAGGCACCCCGGTGTTTACCGTGAGCTCCGGGGCTTCCCTGGCCATCGGAGGAACGACGTACGCCCTTACCCTGGACGGGGGCTCTTCCACCCATACAAGCCCATTGGTACAAGTGAACGGCGGGACCTTCACCATGGGGAACATTGCAACGCTGAAGAATAACAAACGCTCAGGCGATGGCGGCGCGGTCTCTGTC
This window contains:
- a CDS encoding beta strand repeat-containing protein — translated: MKNIRKTMHVLSLASALAVALLLGSCANPFAPDKLNPAETTIPQGYGRLLVSLGLEEPAELAIAQQAAPDAALQAARTLIPGNFTRYEVIFTNDDATPVVVTKTWTAATGNVVDLIPGTWSIAVTAYAGTGAGEESGTGQATVVVDAATEANISIPLRMQESGSGTLSYSIAFPGSAVSYGTKRLIIYNDDGTTITPLPEEGAANPITFTTSPATGTVSLNAGGYYLVVELENSQGRFARWTTAFHIYNGQTTPAAHSFGDGDFEESIPVSGSVTVTVGDNLTLSEVTVSAYGTEACDGLPVAGPVALASVTTGGTYTLFIPNRYPAVWLRLGAKDSADQPVSNAEALVTEVPINEAPVTQNLSAGIYTITSYAADGGRVTAPSAAFEGSTVAVTVSPAPGYFQSGKLQYTDSANSSNAPPFDGGTFTMPALNVTLSANFALIATGGETDVAIVNNVGYDNLNAAFAAVPAGTGTAASPVVITVLKSTATGNITVDGGRYVQLVGAGYTTATITFNENTFLEVKAGAGLILGDGSLPIALDGDAKWTDFDTGEHAGVSREGALVQTAGAFTIKGSARVQNNYGGTTGEGGGVYVAEATGNLVVDGGAIENNWASKGGGVYLSGAGADLTVTQYGSISGNAAETGGGVYLAGTGAALTVTQYGSISGNAAETGGGVYAAGGNSTLEIGGSVEGNLAQDGGGVYLAAVETGIGPRLNIRVSGAVKANQASRNGGGVYVGKNANLTMTVTSVIDAGNSATEGGGLYLAADATASLEGNARITGNTVAQNGKGPDAALAATLNLNGGALVSDAYLINAAGAIGVPGILTATVSAKITPHDYNRSEPVLTGVNVAANYTKFTLANPTAGGHNYMIRRTGSLVDARYTRYRNATTVDYYTTLADLLYDTGDTGFPSGGSEGAPDEIKIASGTSSITLGAGEGFTIPAGVHVKLVPPSGGFTITRSAASGTPVFTVSSGASLAIGGTTYALTLDGGSSTHTSPLVQVNGGTFTMGNIATLKNNKRSGDGGAVSVASGTFTMSGGTIGGTSSTKNTAPNGGAVSVSSGGSFTMSGGSITGNTA